ATGATCAGGCTGCGACTGGCGCCACGGCTCAGTTGTTTCAACGCCGCTCGGCTGATCACGTGCTCCAGCTCCCGCACGTTACCGGGCCAGGTGTAGGCCAGCAGCGCCTGCTCGGCGGCCGGCGACAGGCGTAGCCCGCGCAAGCCCAATCGCGTGCGGTTAAGTTCGAGAAAGTGACCGGCCAATATCAACACATCGTGGCCGCGCTCGCGCAGCGGCGGGATTGGCACTGGATAGACCGATAATCGGTGGTACAGATCGGCCCGAAACAGCCCGTCGCGAATGCTGTCGGGCAGGTGCCGGTTGGTCGCGGCGATGATCCGTACGTCAACGTGCAACGGCTTGTCCGCCCCCAGGCGCTGGATCTCTCCGTTCTGCAAGGTACGGAGCAACTTGGCTTGCACGGTCAACGGCAACTCGCCGACTTCATCGAGAAACAGCGTGCCACCGTTGGCCGCGTCGAAGCGCCCGGCGCGGTCGGTCGTCGCTCCGGAAAACGCGCCTTTGACGTGGCCGAACAATTCACTTTCGGCCAGGGACTCGGGTAACGCCGCGCAATTGACCTGCACCAAAGGCTTGTGCCCGCGTCGGGAAAGACGATGCAAGCGTCGGGCAAACAACTCTTTGCCAACGCCGGTCTCGCCCAGCAACAGCACCGGCAGTTCGGAATCAGCCAAGACGTCCAGTTCGTTGAGCAACTGCTGCAAGCCCTCGCTGCGCCCGAGGATTTCGCCCTCCACGGCCGGCAGGCGCAGGTCCGTCTGGTCGCTGCGCGACGCCCGCAGGCTGCGGTTCTCCTGCTCCAGCCGGGTGACCCGCACCGCCGCCTCGATCTGCAAGGTACAGCGCTTGAGTTCCTCCCGGGCGCGGCTGTCGAAGGTGCCGGCGTGCAATGCATCCAGGGTGATCGCGCCCCACAGGCTTCCTTCCACATAGAGGCTCACACCCATGCAATCGTGCACCGGCAACGGCTCGCCGACGTGGTGATCGAGCAGGCCGTCGTAAGGGTCCGGCAGGCGGCTGTCGGGTTCGAACCAGGTCGGCTCACGCGATGCCATGATCGCCGCCAGACGCGGATGCTGGGCGATCACGAACCGACGGCCCAGCGCTTCGTGCACCAGGCCCACGGTCGCCACGGGCCGGAGGCTGTCGTCGTCGAGACGCAGCAAACCGACGGCGCCACTGTTGAAATATTCGCGCAGGGTCTGCACCAGGCGCTGCAATCGCACGGCATTGGGCAGCTCGACAATCAGGTCGGCGGCCAGGCTTTCACGCAGCATGGTAGTGATGACCCTCCAGGGTTCGTTTGACCCCTCGCAGCCAAGGTGAAAATCACCTTGTCATGAATTTATCTATTTACTTTCAAGCAGTTGAACCCTGGCACGGCGACTGCAATGCCCGTTCATCTGTCCCTTCCGGGATTCAACCCAAGGAAACATGATGAGCCTCGACCTGCTTGAACAAAGCCTCGGCCAACTGGCCTGCGACATTCCGGGCGCTACCCGGACTTTTCATCACTACAACCTCGACTTCTGTTGCGGCGGACAAAAGACCCTGCGCGAAGCCGCGCTGGGCAAAGGTCTGAACCCCCTGCTGATCGCCGACGCCCTGCGCACCCTGCAAGCGGCTGGCGAGCTGGGCCACGACTGGCGCAACGAGCCTCAGTCGCGGTTGATCGCCCACATCCTCGAACGCTACCACGCCCGC
The Pseudomonas marvdashtae genome window above contains:
- the norR gene encoding nitric oxide reductase transcriptional regulator NorR, coding for MLRESLAADLIVELPNAVRLQRLVQTLREYFNSGAVGLLRLDDDSLRPVATVGLVHEALGRRFVIAQHPRLAAIMASREPTWFEPDSRLPDPYDGLLDHHVGEPLPVHDCMGVSLYVEGSLWGAITLDALHAGTFDSRAREELKRCTLQIEAAVRVTRLEQENRSLRASRSDQTDLRLPAVEGEILGRSEGLQQLLNELDVLADSELPVLLLGETGVGKELFARRLHRLSRRGHKPLVQVNCAALPESLAESELFGHVKGAFSGATTDRAGRFDAANGGTLFLDEVGELPLTVQAKLLRTLQNGEIQRLGADKPLHVDVRIIAATNRHLPDSIRDGLFRADLYHRLSVYPVPIPPLRERGHDVLILAGHFLELNRTRLGLRGLRLSPAAEQALLAYTWPGNVRELEHVISRAALKQLSRGASRSLIMTLEPQVLDLDVNASTATVCAPQESLEVPLRPLSATVDDCQRQAIFKALERCGQNWAGAARLLEIDPSNLHKLARRLGLK